In Segatella copri, the DNA window CCACGAAAATATTGAGCAAGTCAGCTTTTTGTTCCTTGCTCTGCAATGAGTAACCTACAAATGGTGGATTACCTATGATATAATCTAACTCATCTTTCGGACATACCTCCTCCCAGGCAATTCGCAATGAGTTGCCCTCTGTAATGTTAGCGTAGCTCTTCAGAGGCAGGAAGTCGATGTCGTGGTGGATGATCTTCTCTGTCTCTGCCATCATTTGCGCCTCGCTTATCCAGAGAGCGGTGGTGGCTACGGTGACGGCGAAGTCATTGATTTCGATGCCGTAAAATTGATGGATGTTCACCTTGATGGGATTCTCGAAGGCGTTAAGTTGCTCCACGCTGTATATCTGCTTGATAATCTCGTTCTCCAGTCTTCTGAGCGAAAGGTAAGTCTCCGTGAGGAAGTTTCCTGAACCGCACGCCGGGTCGAAGAAACGCAATTCAGCCATCTTGTCTTGCAAGGCATGAAGTTGCTGCATACGTTTCTTGATGTTGCTTTCCTCCAGACAATCATCGAATGTCTTTCTAAGGTCGTTATAAAACAGAGGGTCTATTACCTTATGGATATTCTCTATCGAGGTGTAGTGCATACCTCCTGAGCGTCGAGTCTCTGGATTGAGGGTGCTTTCGAATACTCCACCGAAGATGGTTGGAGAAATCTCGCTCCAGTCGAAATCGAGCGAGGCGTGCTGCAGGAGCGTATCACGCAGTTCGTCGGTGAACTGCGGAATGTCTATATCCTCGGCAAAGAGTCCGCCATTGGTATATGGAAAGGCGGCAAGCGAGGGATTGAGATACTTGCTTCGCTTGTCGGCAGGGGTGTTGAGAACCTCGAAGAGTTGTACCAGAGCCATTCTCATATCTTCCGTCTGATAATGAGCCAAGAAATCATGGAACATATCTCGTTTGCCGAAGATTCCTGCATCCTCAGCATAGAGGCAGAAAACCAACCTCACGCAAAGAATGTTCAGGTAGCGCAGTGATTGAGGGTCATTGGCATCATACTGAGTGATAAAGGCATCATAAAGTTTGCCGACAATCTCGCCAGCTTTCATCGATACCTCCATCTCTCGTTGCAGGTGAATGCCCTGCTGCTCTACCAGGAATTGCAGGCGATAGTACTCCTTCTCCAAGTCTTTGAGGAGAATACGGGATGGCTCACCCTTTGGGTTCTCCATATCATAGACATCAAACTCGGCGAAGTTGCAGGTAACAATCCAGCGAGGTCGCTCGGAGTAGGGCAACACGGCAGAGTATCGCTGTGCCTGCTGGAAGGGGGTTAATAAAGAGCCGTCGCTCTGTTTGATGGCTTGTCGCAAATCCTTGCCCAGTGATTTCTGCTCTATCATCACATGGGTGGAGGGAATCATTCCGTCTATGAAGGATGTATGGTCGAGCTGTGCCTGTTGCTCGAAGGTGATGAACACAGAAGGACTCTCCACCCCGAAAATCTCGGTGAGGAGTTCTATCCAGAATGTCTGGCTCTCGCCCTTCTCATATCCACGGCCTTCCCATTTCTTGGCGAAGGCAGCGGCAGCCATGCTTTGTTGTTTCTCTGTCATGTTCGTAAGTGAAGAGTGAAGAACGAAGAGTGAAGAATTCGTCGGCTACTCTTGCGTTGTCTCTTCCTGTTGGCAAAGGTAATAACTTTTTCTTAAAACGCCAAGAGCAACAGCCAAAAATGTATCGGCTGCCGCTCTATTATTTGCTTTTGACATTTGCTTGCTCAATTAATCTTTTTTTCTTTTTCCTCACTAAATGCCTTTATCATTATTTATAGTCTTTGCAATCTTAACACTACAATAAACGTGCGCCAATGCTATAACAACCGTTAAAAACCAAGTCTTATTTCGAAATTTCATCCGTTTTTTATTCTTTTGTTTCCATTTTAGCGATATTTTTCGTATATTCGCATTCGCAATCGGGAAACCGACAACGCAAAAAATAAAAAATGAATGCAAAAACAAATATCTTATGGCAAAGATTATTGTAAGAAACCAAACGAAAAAAACACTAACCAAAGATGGTGTTGATTACATCTGCATTACCGATATAGCATGGCAGAAGAATCCCATTGAACCCAAAGATGTGGTAAAGAATTGGTTGCGTTCCAAAAACACCTTGGAGTACTTAGGACTTTGAGAGCATTTGAGCCCGATTCGATGGGTGGAACTACCCCATGCTGTAGTATTATTAAATTTTATCAACTATGAATAGTAAGAATTTATACTTTACAATCTTCTCTTTAATCCTTTTAGGATTTATCTTTTCTTGTGCAGAGAATAGTAATAAGTGTAGTCCTTCTTATGCAAGCAACATAGAACAACTTAATGAAAAGTTATATGATTCTTATGCAAATGTTGCAGTAAGGAAAAACAACACAACATCTGATGACATAATAACACCAGAATATTTTGGAGGCTCATATGTCAAGGCAAATAAACTTATTGTCATGGTCAAAAATGGAAGTCCAAAAGGAATAGAAGATATAAAGAAAAGACTAGGCACGGATTCAAATGTGACATTTGTATCTTGTACTTATTCTCTTCAAGAATTAAAAGAATTAAACGCTAAATTGAAAGTATCTTTTGCCAAGAAAGCTGCATTGCGAGACGAAATTGGGTGGGTTGCTGTTGGTATCAGACCTATTCAAAATAGAATTGTCGTATATTTGAATAATGCTTCTAATAAAAATATCTCTAAATTCAAGAATGAAATTTGCAATTCAGATAAAATAATTTTTGATCAGTTGGAAATAGAGCCAATTGAAATACAAAAAGATACAGCAAAAGACGAAAAAGTAGGAAGTCCCTCATAAAAGTGTATGGATAACTCGAAAAGTCCCTCATAAAAGTGTGTTAATCTTCTAAAAAGTCCCTCATAAAAATATGATAGATTTTGCCATTTCATTGTTTTTCAGTCTTTTGCAGCAAGAATACAATAATGATACCATGAGTATATGAAGGAGATGATGTCGCATCGCAACCTTTTTGATGGCTTTTCTGTCTAATAACTAGACAGCAGTGTCAAGTATTTAGACAGGTCATCTTATGACCTTTTTTCTATATATTCTGATAATCAGTCGTTTATGTTTTTGGCATAGCCGTTGCCTTGCTATTTTGCAACAAATAAGAATAGTAACAACATAAAGAATAATAAGACAATGAAAAGACTTGCGTTAGTAGCATCCTTCTGTGGCATTACCATAACACAGATGATGGCACAGAACATCAATGGTGAACAGATTTCCGACACGACCCTATTTGATAAGTTCTCCAAAGAACTTGGCGAAGTGGTGGTGAAAGCTCATCTTCCTCAATATAAGAAGACCCACGAAGGACTGCTGACCAACGTGGCAGGAACCGTGCTTAGCAAGATGGGTACGGCAGAAGATGTATTGAAGCATGTGCCGAGTATCGTGAAGAAGAAAGATGGATATGAGGTGGTCGGCAAGGGTACACCTATTATATATATCAACGGCAGGAAGATGCAAGACATCAGTGAGTTGGATAACATCAAATCTTCTGACATCAAGAGTGTGGAAGTCATCCAGAATCCAGGAGCTACCTACGATGCTTCGGTAAATGCAGTAATCAAAATCAAGACCATCAAGAAGAAAGGAGAAGGTATCGGCTTTGATACTCGCTCTGTGTATTGGTATAATAAGCACGACAATACCATCCAACAGGTTAACATGAACTATCGTCATAATGGACTGAATCTCTTTGCCACTTATAAGTTCTCTGATGCAACATGGATGCAAAAGGCCATCTACGAGCAGACTGTACATGTAGATACGCTTTGGCAACAGCATAACAACAACGAAGTAACTGGTCGCATAGAATCGCACCGTCTTATCAGTGGTTTTAGCTATGATTTCAATGCCAATCATTCCATTGGTGCGAGATACACCTTGACCTCGCCAGGCTATTCTCGCTCAAAAGATTTTTTCGATAGTCAGGTAACTGCCGACGGTAAGTTTTACGACTATATCAAAACCGATGGTCTGACGGTCGACAAGAACAGCCCTAGCCATCAATTGAATGCCTACTACAACGGCACATTGGGCAAGACCACTATTGATCTGAATACCGACCTCTATTTCAGTACAAACAGGGCTTATGCCTATAGCGATGAACAGAGCCAGGAGCACGATTCTCGTAACATCAACTCCAAGAATCGTGTGAGCAATAAGATGGTAGCTACCAAACTCGTAATTACCTCTCCTCTCTTAGGCGGTAATCTCTCCTATGGAGCTGAGTATATCCATACCCGTCGCAACGATGACTACGAAGTGAACCGCACAGACCTCCTCGCCAACTCTTATAGCAAGTTGGAGGAGCAGACGGCAAGTCCATTCATCCAATATGCGCGCCTCACCCCGATAGGAAACATCACGGCAGGGTTGCGATACGAGTATGTAAGATTCAAGTATTATGATGCAGGCATCTATCAGCCCGAGCAGAGTCGCTCCTTCCGTAACCTCTTTCCTACCATCAGCTATGGTGCGAAGGTAGGTAAGGTAATGGCACAGTTGAGCTATTCGGTAAAGACCTCTCGTCCTTCATATAGTCAACTGAGCAACAATGTATCTTATATGAATCGATTTACTCGCCAGACTGGTAATCCTTATCTCGACAACGAAACCAATCACAGAGTGGAATTATCGGGTGTATGGAAGTTCATCCAGTTTATGGTCAACTACAAGGACTCTCGCAATGCCATCATCTATTGGGCGGAGCAAATTCCTGAGAACGAAGCAATTACCATGATAAGTCGTAAGAACGTGAAGAGTCTCAAGAGCATGACCGCCTACATCAGTGCCGCTCCAAAGATAGGCATTTGGGCGCCGCAAATCAACTTGGGCATGCAGAAACCCTGGTTCACCCTCCATACTGATGTGGCATCTTATCGCTTGAATCGTCCTATTTTCATGGGCAACTTCAACAATGCCTTCTCCTTGTCATGCGGCATCACCCTTAACGTGGATTATCGCTATCAGAGCAAGGGTAACACGATGAACGTATATCTTGCCAAAGAGCAGCATGTACTGGATGTCAGCATCAGCAAGTCATTCCTAAAGGATGCCCTTACCTTGGAAATAAAAGGCAACGACCTGCTTTATAAATGTTGGGATGCCGACTTACTCTATAACCAGAAGATGGAACTCCTGCAAGTATCTAAGCGAGGTACGAGAGACCTGCAATTCACCCTTCGCTATAAGTTCAATACCACACGCAGCAAGTACAAGGGAACTGGTGCCGGTAATGCAGAGTTGAATCGACTGTAAATATTTTTTATTACTTTTATTCGAAAGTAGAGACATTTAAGATGATTTCCTATAAGGGGAACAAAAAAGCAGCAAACCGCAAAGGGCTTGCTGCTCACGATAGGAGTGATTCCTATTTCTTTTATGGGTTGAGTTTTCTTTATATCCTTATCTCAATGGGTTTATACTTCCTTCAATACGGTTTCCAATCTTTCGATGAAGTCATCTACATTTTCCTTGGTCAATACCAATGGAGGGAGGATACGGAGGATGTTGGTGCCGGCGCAACCGGTGAAGCAGTGCTGCTCGTGGATGAGCTTGCTGCGAACTTCCTTGTGAGGAATATCGAGTACGGCGCCTACCATCAAACCACGGCCACGAACTTTTGTGATGTGGCTGTTGCGCTTCTGCAACTCCTTCAGCTGGGCAATGAGATATTCACCAACCTCATGCGCATTCTGTACCAGATTCTCCTTCTCGAAAACATCGAGAACGGCGAGAGCGGCAGTACATGCCAGATGGTTGCCACCGAAAGTAGTACCCAGCTGACCATATACAGGAGTAAACTCTGGAGAAATCAATACGCCACCCATAGGGAAACCATTACCTATACCCTTGGCTACGGTGATGAGATCAGGCTTGATGCCCAACCACTGGTGAGCGAAGAACTTACCGCTTCTACCATAACCGCACTGGATTTCATCGCAAATCAGGAAAGTGCCGTATTTCTTGCAGGCTGCCTGCAATCCCTGAGCAAACTCAGGAGTTACCATGTTGCAACCACCTACGCCCTGGATTGCCTCAATGATACAAGCACATACATCGCCCTTGGCGAGTTCCTTCTCCCAAGCCTCCAAATCGTTGATAGGAAGATAGGTTACGTGACCATTGTCATTGATAGGAGCGATGATCTTAGGATTATTTGTTACCTCTACGGCAAGGGATGTTCTGCCGTGGAAAGCCTTCTCTATAGAAAGCACGCGGGTTCTTCCGTTGGTGAATGAAGCCAGCTTCAAGGCATTCTCGTTTGCCTCGGCACCAGAGTTGATGAGGAAGAACTGATAATCTTCATAACCGCTTATCTTGCCCAGACGCTCAGCGAGTTTCACCTGCAACTTGTTGATGACAGAGTTGGAATAGAAACCCAGGTTGTTCAACTGGTTGGTGAGCATCTCCACATAGTGAGGATGGCAATGACCGATGCTGATAACGGCATGACCGCCATAGAGGTCTAGGTATTCCTGCCCCTTGTCGTCCCATACCTTGCAGCCCTGTCCTTTTACAATATTAATATCGAAAAGAGGATATACGTCGTAAAGTTTCATGTTAAATCTATGTTTTAAGAAAGACAACTCATAGAGTTATCTTATTACAAACTATTTTTATGATAGAAGAACGAATGATTTTTCATCCGTTCTTCCGTATTCTTTTATCTAAAATGCTGATGGCTTGAGCTTTAAACCTGCAGTCTGGTCGAGACCAAACATGATGTTCATGTTCTGGACAGCCTGACCTACGGCACCCTTCAAGAGATTGTCGATGCAGGAAGTGATGAGGAGCTTATCGCCATACTTATCCACATGAACCAGGCACTTGTTGGTATTCACCACCTGCTTCAGGTCGATAGCCTTATCCACATAGTGGGTGAACTTGGCATCCTTGTAGAACTCCTTGTAACCGGCTACGATTTCCTCGATTGGCTTGTCGGTCTTCACTACTTCTGTAGCGAAGATGCCACGGGCGAAGTCGCCACGGTAAGGGATGAAGTCGATGGCAGCATCGAGATACCCCTGTGTCTGCTTCAGACTCTCACGAATCTCTGGCACGTGCTGATGGTTGAATGCCTTGTAGATGCTCATGTTGTTGTTGCGCCATGAGAAATGGGTAGTGGCTCCTGGCTTCTGACCAGCGCCGGTGCTACCGGTAATGGCATTGACAGAAACATCGCTGTTGATGAGGCCCATCTTAGCAGCAGGCAACAAACCAAGTTGAATGCAAGTTGCAAAACAACCTGGGTTTGCCACGTGCTGAGCTACGGCTATTTTTGATTCATTTATTTCTGGAAGACCATATACAAAATCGTGAGCGGCTGGGGTTGGCTGCTGGGTAGCAACCACAGTCTCAGGGGCAAGACGGAAGTCTTGTGCCAAATCGATAATCTTCACGTTCTCCGGAACATTGTGCTCCTTCAGGAACGCCTCGCTCTTGCCGTGACCGAAGCAGAAGAAAATGACATCCACCTGGTCGAAAGGCATCTCGGCGGTAAACTTCAAATCAGTCTCGCCATACAATCCCTCGTGAACCTCAGCCACCAGGTTACCGGCATTACTCTCGCTGTTGGCGAATACAATCTCTGCCTCAGGATGGTTGATAAGGAGGCGAATCAACTCACCTCCTGTATAACCTGCTGCTCCTAAAATACCTACTTTTACCATATTATCTTTCCTCGTTAGGGTGCATACCATAATAAACACGGAGTGGGGTAGAGCTTACCTTGATGAAGCCCTTCGCATCCTCTGCGGTCCAACCGTGCTGCATCTCACCATACTCACCGAGCTTAGACTTGGTCAAATCGTCTGGTGAATCGACACCAACAGTCTGGAAGCTAAATGGACGGAGTTTCAGGATAGCTGTACCGTTTACGTTGCGCTGAGAAGAAGTCAGCATTGCCTCGATATCCGGCATTACAGGCTCCAGGTACTGGCTCTCGTGGAGGAACATTCCGTACCAGTTGCCTACCTGGTCCTTCCAATACTGCTGCCACTTGCTCAATGTGCTCTTCTCCAACAGACGGTGAGCCTCGATGATGAGCTTAGGAGCTGCAGCCTCGAAACCTACACGACCCTTGATACCGATGATGGTGTCACCCACGTTGCAGTCGCGACCGATAGCGTAAGATGCACCAATCTCCTCAATCTTCTGGATGGCCGCAATCTTATCATCAAACTTTTCGCCGTTGACAGCCACGATCTCACCCTTCTCGAAGGTAATCTTCAGTTCGGCCTCTTCTTCCTTGGCAGTAACGTGCTTCAGGTAAGCCTCCTCTGGGAGACCTTGGGTTGGGTCGAGAATCTCACCGCCGCAGATACTGGTTCCCCAGATACCTACGTTATATGAATACTTCAACTTGGTGAAGTCTGCATAGAAACCGTGCTCGTTCAGGTAGTCAACCTCCTCCTTACGAGAAAGCGCCTTGTCACGTGTCAAGGTGATAATCTCTACACCAGGAGCCATCACCAGGAAGGTCATGTCGAAACGAATCTGGTCGTTGCCGGCACCTGTACTTCCGTGAGCGATAGCATCTGCACCAATCTCCTTGGCGTAACGTGCGATGGCGATAGCCTGGAAGATACGCTCAGAAGATACTGAAATAGGGTAGCAGTTGTTGCGGAGCACATTACCGAAAATCATGTATTTCAATGATTTCTCGTAATACTCGTGGGTAACGTCGAGAGTGACGTATGCCTTGGCACCCAACTTATATGCGTTCTCCTCGTTGGTCTTCAACTGCTCGGCAGAGAAACCACCTGTGTTAGCGCATGCTGCATAAACATCCCAGCCATCCTGGGTCAACTTCATTACTGTGTATGATGTATCGAGACCGCCGCTAAAAGCGACTACAACTTTTTTATTTGCCATTTTATTTTATGTTTAATATGTGGTGAATAATGTTTAGATGGCATTCTTGCCAACACCTTAAATTATATGTAAGGATTTAAATTTCTGCAGATGGACCGTCAATCTTGCGGATTCTCTCAATCACTTCCTGAGGAAGCTTGATAGGCAGATGTTCTTCTGGGTCGAAGAGCATGGCGGTGCAGATGCAGTATTTGCGGTTGGTACGATGGAGAACATCTACGTTGATGCAACCCTCGCAACCACGCCAGAATGACTCATCATCGGTCAGGTCGGCGAAAGTAACAGGAAGATAACCCAGCTGGGTGTTCATCTTCATGACAGCCGAACCGGATGTCAAAGAGAAAATCTTGGCATGAGGCCATCGCTGTCGGGCAAGCGTAAAGGTAAGGTTCTTGATGCGTTTAGCCAGTCCCATACCACGGAAGTCTGGGTGAACGATCAAACCTGATGTGGTAACATAGTGCTTGTTGCCCCATGTTTCGATGTAGCTGAAACCTGCGAACTTTTCGCCCTGGAGAGCGATGACCGCCTTGGCTTCGCGCATTTTGGTGGCAACATACTCTGGTGAACGCTTGGCGATACCAGAACCACGCTTCTTTGCAGCTTCTGCAATTGTAGTCAGAATGGTGTCGATGTACTTGATGTGACTTTCGTCAGCCACCATTACTTTAACTTCTGCTTCTTCCATTTTTTCTCTTCTATCTTAAAATGTTTTTGTTTTAATATTCTTTCTTTATATATAATAAGGTGTATGCTTTGCATAAAAATGCAACTACCTTATATATATTTATGGTGAACGTCTGGAATTACCTCTGCTAGTGCATTGATGATTTCCTCTTCTGTGGTACCTTTCTTTTTAACCAGGAAGATAGTGTCGTCACCGGCGATGGTTCCAAGAATTTGAGAAATATCACTATTGTCTATGTTATAGGCAATGCTGCTTGCATATCCAGGACGTGTTTTGATCACGACCATGTTCCCGGAGAAGTTGATTGATTGGAATCCGGTATTCACCATCATCTTGCTCACTGGAATATGGTTTGATACTCTCTTATATAATGTATCGTTGGGCAGGACATACGCATATTTTCCACTCGAAGATGCTGCCTTTGCTACCTTGAGCAGTTTTAAGTCACGGCTCAATGTTGCTTGCGTAATCTTAAAGCCTTCTTTGTGAAGAGCCTCCAAAAGTTGGTCTTGCGAACTTAACTCCTGACTTGATATAAGCATCTTCAAAGTTTCCAATCTGCTGTTCTTTGCCTTCATATGCTGTATTTTTATTCGTTTAACGGCTGCAAAATTACAATATATTTTGCAAATAACCAAATAAAATGAAAGAAAAATGCATAAAATAACATTATTTTGTCTTTCGTTATGCATAAACGTGGAATAAATATGCATGTATTACCTTCTTTTATACAAATATTCTACACTTGGCTTTTGATGCAGAATAGCCTTTTTATCCATTTTAAGCTAATTATTGTAAATTATTGAAAAAAAGTCTACGGAAACCGCATCGGTTCAATTAGTTTTTGTTATCTTTGCAGACACAATTCTTAGATTATAATCAACTTAATATAAAATAAACCTTTAGAAGATGGAAAAAATTAATGTTAAACCAGCAGAAGGTAAGCTGGGAATCTTGGTTGTTGGTTGTGGCGCAGTAGCTACTACCTTCATGACCGGTGTTTTCATGACTCGTAAGGGACTTGCAAAGCCAGTAGGTTCAATGACTCAGTACGATAAGATTCGTGTCGGCAAGGGTGCAGACAAGAAATATTTGCACTACAAGGACATCGTTCCACTTGCTGACCTTAATGATATCGTATTCGGTACTTGGGATGTTTATCCGCAGAATGCTTATCAGGCAGCTATGTATGCTGAGGTATTGAAGGAGAAAGATATCAATCCTGTACGCGAGGAGTTGGAGAAGGTAGTACCAATGAAGGCTGCTTTCGACAAGAACTATGCAAAGCGTCTTGATGGCGATAATGTGAAAGATTGCAAGACTCGCTGGGAGATGGTAGAGGCTCTTCGTCAGGATATCCGCGACTTCAAGGAGAAGAACGGTTGTGCCCGTATCGTTGTTATCTGGGCAGCATCTACCGAAATCTATGTTCCTGTAGATATGGAGATTCATGGTACATTGGCAGCACTTGAGGCTGCAATGAAGGCTGACGACCGCCAGCATGTAGCTCCATCCATGTGCTACGCTTATGCTGCTTTGACAGAGGGTGCTCCTTTCATCATGGGTGCTCCTAATACAACTGTTGATATTCCTGCTATGTGGGAACTCGCAGAGAAGACCAAGATGCCTATCGCCGGTAAGGACTTCAAGACAGGCCAGACTCTTGTCAAGAGTGGCTTCGCTCCTATCATCGGTACCCGTTGTCTCGGCTTGAATGGCTGGTTCTCTACCAATATTCTCGGCAACCGTGATGGTCTCGTTCTCGATGAACCTGCTAATTTCCATACCAAGGAGGTAAGTAAACTCTCTACTCTTGAGACAATCCTGAAACCTGAAGCTCAGCCAGATCTCTATGGTCATGGTAACGATGAAGATACCCAGTACTATCATAAGGTACGTATCAACTATTATCCACCTCGCAACGATAACAAGGAGGGTTGGGATAATATCGATATCTTCGGCTGGATGGGTTACCCAATGCAGATTAAGATTAACTTCCTCTGCCGTGACTCAATCCTTGCTGCTCCATTGCTACTCGACCTTACATTGTTGAGCGATCTTGCTGCTCGTGCAGGCCGTTTCGGAATCCAGCGTTTCTTGAGTTTCTTCCTTAAGGCACCTATGCACGATTATACTAAGGGTGAAGAGCCTGTAAACCATCTCTACCAGCAGTATACGATGCTGAAGAATGCTATCCGTGAGATGGGAGGTTACGAGGCCGATGAGGAAATCGACTAATCAGGTTATTTCATTTAATACTACACCTTATTATATATAAGGCATTAAATTTATATCATGGCACACCTTTGGAATGTTAGAATATCTCTCCATAGGTGTGCCTTTTTGTTTATTTATATAGAAAGTAGACATGGATTCGGTAACGAGTTTTATTTATGGTATGAGCATGATGTTCTTCTCCATGATGGCATTCCTGTTTTGGAGAAAAGGAAAGGAGATGCTCTTTCGGATGATTATGTGGCTCATGATTGTGGTCGACCTGCAGTTGGTAAAGGACCTGGTTTTCTTTCTGATTTATGGTTTTGACAACGAGCATGCGTGGTATCTTACGTCTTCGTTGGATATGATGATTATTCCGTTCTACAGCTTTGTGTTGATGGAACTGGTGAAGCCGGGCTGGTTCGGATGGGTGAAAGCTTTGATGCTGGAATTGCCTTTCCTCTTGTTGCCGGTGTTCTATATTTTTACCCATAATATCATCTGGTTTTATGTGCTTTCTGCCTGGGGAGCCATTTATGGATTCTCTACCTTTATATTGCTTTTCTTTA includes these proteins:
- a CDS encoding inositol-3-phosphate synthase codes for the protein MEKINVKPAEGKLGILVVGCGAVATTFMTGVFMTRKGLAKPVGSMTQYDKIRVGKGADKKYLHYKDIVPLADLNDIVFGTWDVYPQNAYQAAMYAEVLKEKDINPVREELEKVVPMKAAFDKNYAKRLDGDNVKDCKTRWEMVEALRQDIRDFKEKNGCARIVVIWAASTEIYVPVDMEIHGTLAALEAAMKADDRQHVAPSMCYAYAALTEGAPFIMGAPNTTVDIPAMWELAEKTKMPIAGKDFKTGQTLVKSGFAPIIGTRCLGLNGWFSTNILGNRDGLVLDEPANFHTKEVSKLSTLETILKPEAQPDLYGHGNDEDTQYYHKVRINYYPPRNDNKEGWDNIDIFGWMGYPMQIKINFLCRDSILAAPLLLDLTLLSDLAARAGRFGIQRFLSFFLKAPMHDYTKGEEPVNHLYQQYTMLKNAIREMGGYEADEEID